The following are encoded together in the Tripterygium wilfordii isolate XIE 37 chromosome 3, ASM1340144v1, whole genome shotgun sequence genome:
- the LOC119993030 gene encoding F-box protein CPR1-like, translated as MGSYVYTYSKRWPTATMVLHNYRRGYGLGYDSVSDDYKLVLIDDTLELGDISIVYSMKRNYWEWSRIPLDLFMLEARGSFVEGFLNWGSGRNIVAFALDTEEFCQVPLPNGIKGLALMNVGVLGGCLMMTHANISESKRNVWVMKDYMVKDSWSKLYVLPSVPIKVIDQISSE; from the coding sequence ATGGGTTCATATGTTTACACATATTCTAAGCGTTGGCCGACGGCGACCATGGTTTTACACAATTACAGAAGGGGATATGGGCTTGGATATGACTCTGTTTCTGATGATTATAAGCTGGTTTTAATCGACGATACATTGGAGTTGGGTGATATATCAATTGTTTATAGTATGAAAAGAAACTACTGGGAATGGAGTAGAATTCCCCTTGATCTCTTCATGCTCGAAGCAAGAGGATCCTTTGTCGAAGGATTTCTCAATTGGGGTTCTGGAAGAAATATTGTTGCTTTTGCTCTTGACACTGAAGAATTCTGTCAGGTGCCTCTTCCCAACGGCATCAAGGGTTTAGCACTTATGAACGTGGGCGTATTGGGAGGATGCCTAATGATGACTCATGCTAATATAAGCGAATCCAAGCGTAATGTGTGGGTGATGAAGGATTATATGGTGAAAGATTCATGGAGTAAACTTTACGTATTACCTTCAGTTCCGATCAAAGTTATCGATCAGATAAGTAGTGAATGA